AGGGTCTTGGTGCTGAATCCGTTCATCGTCGTCGTGACTTCATAAGAACCGGGTTGAAGGTTCGTGACGGTGTAGAGTCCGTTTGGATCGGTGATAGTTGTACGGACGGCGCCGGTACCAGTATTTTTCACGGTCACGGTAGCGCCTGAGATCGTTGCGCCCTGAGAGTCTTCTACGTGTCCCGTCAGCGTCGCATTGACTGTCTGCGCCGACGCGGACTGCAGGAACGTAACTGCAAACAGCAACAACAACGACAGGGAGATAGAGATAGACGGGTAGCGTCTACGTCCAAGTGACGACATGCAATGCCTCCAGAATGTGTTAAACGTGCAGCAGAGTGGCTGTGGGATGGTTCGTTTTCTGGTTACGGACGACTCGTGCGACTACAGGAAAAGCCAGCAGTACTTCGCAGATACAGAAGTCAAACGACGAGAGACACTACGCCGGGTACGCCGAAAAGAGAAAAGAATGCGGCCAGATGCGCCTCGGCGTTCTTGCAAACAGCTATTTAGACTTTTCTGTAATGTCCCGGATGAACTATCTATAACAAAGGTTTACACAACCGTAAAATTCGACTTTCCTATCACGTGATAGCTAAATTCAAAAAATCCCGTAACCCCTTTTGGGTCATGCTGCTGTTAGGTCTGACATGGCAGAACAACGGCTGCCGGTCTGCCGGGCACAACACAGAACCGGCGGAACAGTACCTCAAACTTGCCGTCTCGCTCAGCGAACGAGATCCCGATTTTCTCGATTTCTATACGGGGCCCGAACCGTTGGCGCGGGCCGCGAAAACTCCCCTCCCATCACTGGAGCAGATCGAGCAGAATGCGAAGCACCTGCAGACACGGCTTCCCAACAGCGGGTTAGGCGCCGAGCGCATTGCTTTCCTGAATCAACAGCTCAACGCCATGAATCAGCGTGTACGCCAGCTACGCGGTGCGATAGCTGGATTCGATGAAGAGAGTCGGAATTATTTTGGAGTCGTAGCGCCTCCGGATACCGATGCCGCACAGAGGGCAAAGGTGCGATCCGAAATCGCGGTCCTGATCGGCCCCGGAGCGAAAGCATATAGCGCCTACGAGGCGGCGTTTGTCGTACCGGCGAAGCAGGTTCCAGTAGTCTTCGAGGCGGCTTTGAAGGTCTGCCGTGAACGGACACTGGCACGTATCCCGATGCCGGCAGGGGAGCATATTGACGTGACCTATGTTGTCAATAAGCCCTGGGCGGGCTTCAGCCGCTATCTGGGCAATGCCCATAGCCAGATTCAGGTCAATCTTGGATTTCCGCAGACGCTCGATCGACTGCTTGACCTTGCCTGCCATGAGGGGTATCCCGGCCATCATGTCTTCAACACGCTACGTGAAGAAGCTCTGGTGAAGCAGCGTCATCAACAGGAATGGGCGGTGCAGCCTACTTTTTCTCCACAATCGTTCGTCAGTGAAGCCGCAGCCAGCTATGCGCCCCAGATGGTGCTGGACGACGCAGCGCGGGTACAGATCGAGCGTGATGTTTTGTTTCCCATCGCCGGTCTGCCACAGCGCGACATCAAGCGCTACATCCGCGTCGAAGAGCTTATAGCGATGCTGCATACCGGTGAGCCGGAGATCGCTCGCGAATATCTGGACGGCCGTTTGGAATTTGCCCGCGCGCTGTCGCGATTGGAAGAAGAGTTGCTGATGGAGCATGGAGAGACCATGCTGACCTACCTGAACGAATACCGCAGTTATATGCTCACGTACACGGTCGGTCTGGACAGGGTAGCGAAGTACGTCAACGCCGCAGGTCCGGAGAATCGCTGGCAGCGCTATACCGCTCTTATGACCTCTTCCGTAACCAGTCTTCCTGAGTAAGTGCGCTTGACCGCAAGTGTGAAACGGCCTTAGAGTCTACCCAACCGGCACTCAACCTGGCCGACCTGCTTACCGAGGACAATCGAATATGTTTCTGAAGCGCACGCCGTTGTGTCTTTTGGCATCCCTTGTTGTCTTTACGGGATGCAGCAAGAAGAACTCCAGTACTCCAACTTCTGCGAGTAAGCCGAAGCTCGGTATCCGGGCTCAGGCTGATGAGACAGTTCGTCCCGATCTAAGCAAGACGCCGTCGGAACTGAAGAAGGTTTACGACTATATCGATGCCAACATCGATGATCACGTGCTCGACTTCCAGCACTGGATTCAGCAACCCTCGATCTCAAACTCGGGCGAAGGTATTCCTGAATCGGCCGAGATGGTCAAAGGTATGTTCGACAAACTGGGATGCCAGAGCACCCGCGTCTACGATGTCGGCATCACGGAATACGGATCACCGGGTAATCCGGTGGTCTACGCAAAATGCGATGAAGGCGCCCCCAAAACGCTGGTCATCTACTGGATGTACGACACGATGCCGGTGACGCAGCCGGACCTGTGGGTGGCTCCTCCGTTTGAAGGCCGCCTGGTCGACGGAAAGACTGCCGGTATCGATCCATCGTTCAAGAAGGTCTTGATCGGCCGCGGCGCGGTGAACTCCAAAGGGCCGCAGCTGGCGCAGCTTGAAGCCTTCATGTCGATGAAGAAGGTACTGGGCAAGCTCCCCGTCAACCTGATCTTCGTCGCGGAAGGCGATGAAGAGCGCATGGATATTGGCCTGCGTAAGTTCATGAAAGACCATCCGGATCTCTTCAAGGGCTCTGACGCGATGCTGCGCTTCGCCGGCCAGAGTGCGGGTGGAGGAGCCAACATCTCCGGGGGCTCAGAGGGGTGCGTCTATGTGGAACTGACGACCAGCGGAAAGAGCTGGGGCCGCGGACCGACTGTGTCTGACATCCACGGATCATACAAGCGCTCCGTCGACTCTCCGGCGTGGCGCCACATCAAGATGCTCGGGTCCTTGATCTCCGACGACGGCAACACGCCGAAGATCGACGGGTTCTTCGAGAACATGCAACCGCTCACCAACCAGGAGACCGATTTGCTAAAGGGCTCCGCCGGAAAGATGAATGTGAAGTCCGCCGCTGACAACCTCGGCGTGGCGAGGTTTATCTCCGACGATCCCTTCACGATTCAGAAGATGTCGCGCTACGGCACCAGCTTCAATCTCGATGGCATCTGGGGCGGCAATATGTATGCTGGCGGCGCCGGCGCGATCTTGCCGAACAAGATCACCTCGAAGCACAACTTCCGCTACATCCCGAACATGAAGGGAACCGATATCGTGAAGAAGCTTCGCGCGCAACTCGACAAGAACGGCTACAAAGATGTCGAGGTCAAGCTGATCGGTGATGTGCCCTGGGCGAAGATGAGCTACGACTCCGATATTGCCAAAGCCATTATGCAGACCTTCGATGAGTTCGGCATCAACTATCAGAAGCCCCTGGAGCAGGAGACCATCCTTGGCGGTTACTGGCCTGCCTACTTGTTTTCCAATCAGGAGGTCGGCGATCGCGTTGTCGATGTGAAGATGCCGATCGCGGCTGGTGGCGCTGGCATGGGAGGCCGCGCCCATGCCGCCAACGAGTACTACATCATCGAAGGCTCCGGAAAGGTCTATGGCCTTGCCGGTGCAGAGAAGTCGGTTGCCGCAACAATCTGGCACTTTGCCAATACGCCGAAAGGGAAGTGACGATGATCCCACGTTCAAAGATGATGTCTTTGAGCGTGGGATCATTCAATGGTTTGAGCCACGCATGGCTCAGGTGCCTTTGTGTGTATCGGTGTGCTACCGTAGCTCCCGAGGTTCCTCATGGGATTTGCACGCTCTCTGTTTTCGCTCACCGCAACCTTTATCCTTGGAGCATCAGCCTTCGCAGCAATCGGACCGCAGGTCAAAACGGCCAGTGGCGTTGTTGAAGGAGAACCAACAACAGACGGCAAGGTCATGTCCTACAAAGGCATTCCTTTTGCGGCTCCTCCGGTAGGGAAACTGCGTTGGGCGCCGCCTGCGCCTGTTGAGCCATGGACCGGTGTACGCTCCGCGCACGACTTCGGATATCACTGCGTGCAATCCGCCAGTTATGCAGACATGGCTTTTCACGATCCGGGTGCGTCGGAAGATTGCCTGACCCTCAATGTATGGACTCCCGCTGCCTCTGAGACCAGCAAGCTGCCGGTCATGGTGTGGATCTATGGTGGGGGCTTCTCGGGCGGCAGTACATCGGAACGCCGGCAGGACGGCCAGTATCTTGCCCATCGCAACGTCGTTGTTGTCTCCATGAACTACCGGCTCGGCATCTTCGGCTTCTTCGTGCATCCGGAACTGACGGCGGAGTCTCCGAATCATGCTTCAGGGAACTACGGTCTTCTGGACCAGGCATCAGCCATCCAGTGGGTGAAGCAGAATATCGCAGCGTTTGGTGGAGACCCCTCGAACATCACCATCTTTGGTGAATCGGCAGGCTCGATGTCTGTCAGCGCGCAGATGGCCTCACCACTCTCAAAAGATCTTATTCAGAAAGCAATCGGCGAGAGCGGAAGCGTGATGACCACCGGCACCTTCCCGATCGAGAGCCGTGAGCAACGGGAGAAGACGGACTCCGCCTTCGCACTTACGACCTATGGCACGGCGAAGCTTGCGGAACTGCGGCGTATTCCCACAGAAGACATCATTCGCCCCATCATGGCAACGAGGCCCGGACCTTCTTTCCGCCCGGTCGTCGATGGGTACTTCTTCCCGAAGCCTCCGGCGGAGATCTATGCCGCGGGAGAGCAAGCCCATATTCCACTGCTCGCAGGATGGAATGCGGATGAGGCTCGTGGAGGGGTGGTTGGTGGAAACAATCGCTTCAGCGCCGAAGGTTTCGCTGCACAGGCGAATCGTGAGTTCCCAACACAGTCTGCGGAGTTCCTGAAGCTCTACAGCACTGCAACTCCTGAAGACGCAGTGGCGTCTGCCTCCGACTACGCCGGCGACCGCTTCATCGCCTACTCGACTTGGAAATGGCTGGAAGCGCACACGACTACCGGAACGAAACCGGTCTATCGCTATAAGTTTGCTCTACCGAATCCGGGTGACCGTTACCACACGCCTGCGGTAGGCGCGTTTCACTCTGACGATATTGAGTATGTCTTCGGGACACTGGACTCCCGTCTGGAGGTTGTTGTGCGCCCCGAAGATCGCAAGCTCTCAGAGCAGATGCAGGACTACTGGACAAACTTTGCGCGCACCGGCGATCCCAATGGAGCAGGATTGCCAAAGTGGCCCGTATACGGCCCGAGCCAGTGGCAGGTGATGGTTCTGGATAAGAACTCAGCAGCGAAGGCCGATTCGCATCGTGACCGCTATCTGTTCCTCGATAACGTATGGAGTAAAGCGCAGCCTGCGGCCAGACCGCAATGATGGATGAAGGAATGTAAAGACGAGGCAGTCATCCACACAAATTTGCGATAAACTTATGGAGGAATGGGCGGATAGCTCAGTTGGTTAGAGCGCCTGCCTTACAAGCAGGATGTCGGGGGTTCGAGTCCCTCTCTGCCCACCATTCCCCAACAATCGATTGCAGCCAAGACGAAAGTCTTCCGTATTGAGGTGCGCTCCAGCTAAGATGCTGGGAACGTCACGTACGGACGACCCCAAGCTTGCAACGATTCCGCCTTACACGTCACCAGAGCGCTTCGAACAAAACACCGCGACAGATCAATCTGTCGCTGGTCTTCAATCTTGTCCGCACACGCCAACCCGTCTCCAGAGCCGAACTCTCGCGTCTCTCCGGTCTGCAGCGCAGTACGGTCTCGCTGATCGTAGAAGAACTGATCTCGGGTGGGTGGATCATTGAAGGCGAAGTCGGCCGCTTGCCTCGTGGGCGACGTCCAACCTTCCTTCAGGTGAATGACAAACGCGCTGTCCTGGCACTCGATATTCATCCGGCACAGACAACGCTCGGTATCGTCGATCTTGGCGGCCGGGTGATTTCGCAGAGCATTGTCCCACTCCCCGATGACTCCAAGCTGGCGATGAACGCCATCATCAAGGCCGTCAAACGCATGGTAGATACACATCCGGAACGCGCCCTGGACGGCATCGGCATCTGTGTCCCGGGCCGTGCTGACCTTGATCAGCAGAAGCTGATCTTTGCTCCGAACCTCCATTGGCCGGTGCTGGCTGTTAAGCAGCGCATCGAGCGAGCCACGGGGCTGCGCGTTGAGATGGACAATGTCGCTAACGCATGCGCTCTCTCCGAGGTCTGGTTTGGAGAAAGCGATGGGATGCACGATCTTGTCGTTGTGAACGTTGCAGAGGGAATCGGCACAGGCATCTTCGCCAACGGTCGGCTTCTCCGCGGTGAGGCTGGTATGGCCGGCGAGTTCGGTCATGTGCAGATGGAAGAGGGCGGACCGGCATGTGCCTGCGGTAGCCATGGCTGCTGGGAAGTCACCGCTTCTAACCGTGCAGCACTGCGCTATTACGAGCAGCAGGGAGGCGGCAGCCGTCTTGCTGCCTTCGATACCCTGTTGCATCTGGCGCAGATCGGAGAAGAGCACGCCGTTGCCGCCATCCAGACAATGGCCCGCTGCCTCGGCAGGGGGCTGCGCATGATAGCCTCAGGCCTTGCGCCAAGCGAGATCGTGATCGTTGGTGATATCACCACGGTCTGGCAACTGGTCTCACCGGTTATCGAAGAAGAGATGCGGCGGAATGCTTTCCACAGCGGTCCCAGGCTTCGTCCGGCATTCGAGGGAAGTCTGGCGCGTCTGCGTAGCGCCGTGGCTCTCGTAATGAATGACCGTGCGTTGTAGGGTATTTATTTGACGGTCACAGCCCCATCGACATCCACAACCAGCGTTCCCTGCTCAATCAGCATGGAGTGAATCTTCAAGCGCTCCAACGCCAGCATATATCCGGTTGAGGTGCCTGATTTTGTCAGCGCCTGGCGCAACAGATCGGCGGCATTGACCTTCATGTTCTGCGGCAACTTGCGGCTAAGAAAGGGAACCAGAAGAAAGCCCAACTCCTTTGAGGTGCTGAGCTGGTCGATGTGAGTATCGCGGAAGCCGATGGTCTCACCTTCGGCCTCCGGCAGCATGGATACATCGGCATCCGTCGTCAATCCCACACCGATACAAGCGCCGCGCAACCCAGCGCCAACGCGGGACCTTGTGTGGACGGTGACGATGATGCGGTCATCTTTGAAGCTGACGTG
This genomic window from Terriglobus albidus contains:
- a CDS encoding M20/M25/M40 family metallo-hydrolase, with the protein product MFLKRTPLCLLASLVVFTGCSKKNSSTPTSASKPKLGIRAQADETVRPDLSKTPSELKKVYDYIDANIDDHVLDFQHWIQQPSISNSGEGIPESAEMVKGMFDKLGCQSTRVYDVGITEYGSPGNPVVYAKCDEGAPKTLVIYWMYDTMPVTQPDLWVAPPFEGRLVDGKTAGIDPSFKKVLIGRGAVNSKGPQLAQLEAFMSMKKVLGKLPVNLIFVAEGDEERMDIGLRKFMKDHPDLFKGSDAMLRFAGQSAGGGANISGGSEGCVYVELTTSGKSWGRGPTVSDIHGSYKRSVDSPAWRHIKMLGSLISDDGNTPKIDGFFENMQPLTNQETDLLKGSAGKMNVKSAADNLGVARFISDDPFTIQKMSRYGTSFNLDGIWGGNMYAGGAGAILPNKITSKHNFRYIPNMKGTDIVKKLRAQLDKNGYKDVEVKLIGDVPWAKMSYDSDIAKAIMQTFDEFGINYQKPLEQETILGGYWPAYLFSNQEVGDRVVDVKMPIAAGGAGMGGRAHAANEYYIIEGSGKVYGLAGAEKSVAATIWHFANTPKGK
- a CDS encoding carboxylesterase/lipase family protein, whose product is MGFARSLFSLTATFILGASAFAAIGPQVKTASGVVEGEPTTDGKVMSYKGIPFAAPPVGKLRWAPPAPVEPWTGVRSAHDFGYHCVQSASYADMAFHDPGASEDCLTLNVWTPAASETSKLPVMVWIYGGGFSGGSTSERRQDGQYLAHRNVVVVSMNYRLGIFGFFVHPELTAESPNHASGNYGLLDQASAIQWVKQNIAAFGGDPSNITIFGESAGSMSVSAQMASPLSKDLIQKAIGESGSVMTTGTFPIESREQREKTDSAFALTTYGTAKLAELRRIPTEDIIRPIMATRPGPSFRPVVDGYFFPKPPAEIYAAGEQAHIPLLAGWNADEARGGVVGGNNRFSAEGFAAQANREFPTQSAEFLKLYSTATPEDAVASASDYAGDRFIAYSTWKWLEAHTTTGTKPVYRYKFALPNPGDRYHTPAVGAFHSDDIEYVFGTLDSRLEVVVRPEDRKLSEQMQDYWTNFARTGDPNGAGLPKWPVYGPSQWQVMVLDKNSAAKADSHRDRYLFLDNVWSKAQPAARPQ
- a CDS encoding ROK family protein, yielding MQRFRLTRHQSASNKTPRQINLSLVFNLVRTRQPVSRAELSRLSGLQRSTVSLIVEELISGGWIIEGEVGRLPRGRRPTFLQVNDKRAVLALDIHPAQTTLGIVDLGGRVISQSIVPLPDDSKLAMNAIIKAVKRMVDTHPERALDGIGICVPGRADLDQQKLIFAPNLHWPVLAVKQRIERATGLRVEMDNVANACALSEVWFGESDGMHDLVVVNVAEGIGTGIFANGRLLRGEAGMAGEFGHVQMEEGGPACACGSHGCWEVTASNRAALRYYEQQGGGSRLAAFDTLLHLAQIGEEHAVAAIQTMARCLGRGLRMIASGLAPSEIVIVGDITTVWQLVSPVIEEEMRRNAFHSGPRLRPAFEGSLARLRSAVALVMNDRAL